The sequence GTATTGTACTTTTGGATACTTTTAGACACATGCaactggatttttttttatcttttgaagATTTCCAAGTAGGACGTGTCATGTGCCTTGCATGCAATTGAGCAACACAATACTATATATGAACAAGAAATTGGaccatattttaatttgtttattggatctctatatatatgtcttggtcgttgtgtgtgtgtgtttcttcTACTTACGCtgataattaaacataaatacaATATATGCTGGCTGTAACTTGTAACTGGTAAAACATTTCGAAATTCAtggaattaaaataaatgaaactgTAGGAAagaaatacaataaaaaatgGAATGAAATTCATTCTATTTATTCATGACCAATTTATTATGAAATGATTCTCtttatattttatctatttgGTTGTGGAATTAGTGGAATGAGTATTTCATTCTATTCATATCAAatggtaaattttttaaaaaattaataaaatatgtcaTTCCACATCATTTCATTCTCTAAGAATGGAAGTAGGCTTGCGTCTAAAAATCAACAATCCAATTGCAGCCGCGATGATCAGAtgtatataaaatctgttacaaAAAATGATATAGACATTCTACACGCTACGTATAGGCCATGAAGCATGCTACCATATGTGAACTGGGCTGGGAACAAAGTTTAGGTAATTCTAATTCAATCTTAATTATGTTTGGTTACAAGAAACGTCACATTCGTTATAGTATTTAACAAATTTTGTTAGAAGattaatatagatttttaataatatttcctacttagtaaaaataaataaagattacACAATGATAAATGTTATATGCCGAAATATTAATCTAAGCTACATATCAGTAATTTAAGAATAATAATCTAATATAGTTCTTTTCAAGCTAATACTAATATGAAGTATTTTGAAAAACTATTAAacgaaatttataattttgctTGCAGACAATATTATACCAATGTAAGGAATTAgattaatttgaaataaaactctcatatatatatatatatatataataaaagaatTAAAACATAACATTTTGTTAAATTTATCAAGAATCGCATGTTTTCCACACCTTTACAAATGACAagctaaatattataaattataaaatgtgTTAAATGATGATTGGAacaatagtttaaaaaaaaattgtactgTTGTTTTCTTTCGTCAATCAATATGCATGTGCATAGAGATCATCAACCAACAAGTGAAAAGAAATGAGGGACCCTAAACAGAGCAAGCTTTCTATATTAAGTGCCCGACTAGTTCAAACACAGAGGTTGCAATTGCGGGTGCGGGAGTCTGCGGATACCGGTGGTTGCGGTTTAAAGCGTTACTAAGCATTTTGTATGATTGGCACTACGTTTGAAAATTGTGCATTTGCAAGATATTTATGAATGGTTGATTATAAGATACTGCAACAATTTAATAATAAAGTACccatattaacatattataatattataaaaatataaaaaaatattattgtaataaaatataataattatcaatataatatgattaataaaaatattaggtttatttataaaaaaaattaattagttgaaagttataattttaataaatctgtTTTcaagatttatattaaaaaatttttttaaaaaattatttcatttagtatatgtgtatattaatgtttaaaaattctaataaatagttagtttaaagtttttataaaacaaattatgatACTGTTTGTGAATTCtaattaatacataaaatatgtatatatttttatttataatattttcaattaaaattttaattttaaaattttagaataattttgaaaataatttatattttatttttccatcCGTAACCTCCCGCAACTGCAAACGATAgttggaaccagcttttgattttaagaagttcagagcggtttgaagcaATTTCTACGATTGTTTTGAAACGCTGGCAGCTGCAAACGCAACCGAAATCAGGCTCTAACAATGGATCACAAAAAGCAACGCGGCGCAAGTAAGGCCTAGTTTAAGCCCTTTAAAGTCAGCCCAAACATATacatacactacaagaaaacgtagcagtaacaacggcgttttacgacgaaattatttcctcgtaaatttacaTCAGCTTtacaacgcaattacgacgagacattatttcgtcgtaaactccatggtaatttacgacgaaaggatttcgtcgtaaagtcaatgtaagtttacgacgaaagtaCGTGGAATGCGAAACAGTTGTAAACGTTACATCGACattacaacgaatcatgttaccgttatataaaggtgaaaacgtgtattcaatgtgctttaacttacctaaattcgttgtaaactcgttgtaaattttccatgtaaaatccatgtaaaatttaccatatttctctatatatatgtcatttcccacaactctcttcctcacaacacacaactctcttcctcacaacacacaactctcttcctctcgaACCTGATGGCGTTTAGACTCTGCTCCTCATTCAGCCACCAATTACTATTTCGAAGATGACGATAAGGAACATGAGTCAttcgtctgtctgccaattcagtggAGCGATAAGGAGAAAGTGGAGGGAAGTGCAGTTGGTTTATACTTGAGTGGAACCTCCGATCATCGTCAAAGGTTCCTCTTAAGTACAAACCACCTGCACTTCCGTCCACTTTCTCCTTGTCGTTccactgaattggcagacagacgaaCGACACAGGTTCCTTATCGTCGTCTTAGAAATAGTAAATGGTGGGTTAACAACGTAATTACGACGAAACCGACGAAAccaaatttcgtcgtaaatgccATGTAATATTACGACACAAGTACGTCGAAAAGAAAACTTTACATCGACattacaacgaatcatgttaccgttatATTTAGGTGAAAAACTTATCGAAGTTCGTTGTAAAGTCGTTGTAAAAAAACcatgtaaaatccatgtaaaagtttccttgtaaaatcgttgttatatttcaattacccaactcgaaaatttatctatatatatgtcatttcccacaactctcttcctcacaacacacaactctcttcctcacaagacccaaacagaaaaaattttttttaaaaaaatagaagaaaaaatggtcggtggcggtagtatttacgagttacgaagttggatgtatttgcacaaagattccgacgggagagtgacgaatgcATTTCTGAACGGGCTAGAGACATTCATGCACCAGGCGGGCTGTACACCGATCACGCAGGAAAGCGGTAAGATGTTCTACCCCTGTTCAAAATGCAAGAATTCGAAATTTGCACGTAGTGAAACTGTATGGAATCATTTAGTAAACAAAGGATTTACACCACAGTACTACATTTGGTATCAACATGGAAAGGGTTATGGGggaaatgaagctagtagtagtaatgctaattttgaggatgctcatcataatgaagaaccgaatcatgtgcataatgaatataattatcattaagaggagcagatggtagatcatgatagggttcaagatatgattagtgatgcatttttagaaacaactacaacaatagctgatggaactggaaatgtagaagaacctaatttggatgcaaaaaggttttatgaaatgctagatgctgcaaatcaaccaatctacactggttttagagaaggtctctctaaattgtctctagcagctaggatgatgaatattaaaacggatcataatttacctgagaattgcatggatgcatgggcggagttgtttaaagagtatttgccagaAGACAACATGTCTGCtgaatcttattatgagattcagaaattggtttatagtcttgggttaccctcggagatgattgatgtttgcatcgacaactgcatgatctactggaaggaagatgacaagttagaagagtgtcgattctgcaaaaaaccacgattcaaaccgcaaggccgtgggaggaatagggtaccgtaccaaaggatgtggtacctaccaattacagacagattgaaaagattatatCAATCTGAGAGGACTGTTGCGTCGATGAGGTGGCATGCCGAACATGTCCAGAGAGATGGTGAGGTTGCACATCCATCAGACGCAAGAGCGTGAAAACATTTCAACAAGGTACACGGAGATTTTGCTACAAATATTCGGAATGTCTATCTTGGGTTATGCACcgatggatttagtccatttggaatgtctggtagacaatattctttgtggccagtcattcttacgccGTATAATTTACCGCCGGATATGTGCATGGAACATGAATTTCTATTTTTGACCATATTAATCTCAGGGCCGAAGCATCCAAAACGGTCTcttgatgtttttcttcaaccacatcacctatgtatttcacacgaggatttacctttcacacatacgagtatgggagacatcgggcaacgagtaactatggaatatgtgtgaaaggtgaaACAGACTTTTACTGGATATTGCAGAAGATTATTGAAGTGGAATTTCCGGGGTTATTGAAGCTaaaatgcgtcctcttcaaatgtggATGGTTCGATCCTGTTGTGAACCGAGGGATTCggtataacaaatttggtgttgtggatgtcaattttgggagaagatacaacaaatttgagcctttcattttagcttcacaagccgagcaagttagcttccttccttatcctcggcTTCGAACTTCCGGGATAAACTGGGTAACTGCTATCAAAATTACACCTCGTGGACGCATTGTCGTTGGAGAAGAACCGCCCTTGCAAGAAGAAGACGCTATCACTGAAGTTGAGGTACCAGAACAACCAACTGATGAAATCCTTTTGATCGACCCGCAAAACTTTCAATATGAAGATATTCCCGAAGATGCTACAGATGAAGCACGTGaagacgagttcgagagaagcgacgatgatgattgtaatgatagtgatgagaacgaaaacgatttagagtgatgtaatagtgatgagaacgaaaacgatttagagtgatgtaatatatgtatcaaatgttggatttctctattgtaacattttctaaaagaaagagTAAGAAGTAGTATGAAATAAGATATGATGTTAGATGATATGTGACTTTGGGGTTTAGGGATTTCATTCTCTGTGTTTAGGGTTAAGCGTCGTAAAATCGATGTAAAAATAACACGGAAGacgtaatttcgtcgtaaatggaaaaacgcgggcctaGTAATTTCTTCGTAAATCGAAAAATAcgggcctggtaatttcgtcgtaaatggaaaaacgcggacctggtaaattcgtcgtaaatcgaaaaacgcgggcctggtaaattcgtcgtaaatttacgtcgcttttacgacgaatcctaatctatataagGAGACGCCGAGAGCGAGGCTGCCTCGCTCATTTCTCCCAAATTCCTTTGCTCTCTCTAaggtaaactctctcttctctctttttttttttaaattagtttaggtgattagttaggtaacggaattagtttaggtgattagttaggtaacggaattagtttaggtgattagttaggtaacggaataatattttaattatgtcgtaattgattaaatttattttaattatttttagatggCTCCTAGAAGAAAATCAGCAGCACCTAGTTATAGAGATTTGTTTGGCGACGATGGTTCCGGTACATCTTCTTCCGGTCCATCGTCTTCCGGTCCATCATCCTCCACCGCAGTTCCAGACTCTCAGCCTTCTCAGAGAGTTGCTTGGAGTCCTCCTCCACCAATGCCTCCACCGCAGATGCCTCCACCGCAgatgcctccacctcctcctccagcggcTGCACCTCAGCCTATCCCAGAAGGTGCAGTTCATTCGGATCTGCGTGTGCCTTCATATGCCCCATTCGCGAGATATACGGTGGAGGATTTGCTTGCCCAGCCTGGACGGGAGGGTTTGGATGTTCTAGACCCCGATAAACCCCCAGGAACCCGATAAAGGTCCGCCTCTGCAACACAGTCTCTGATTGGAAGGACAAGTGGGAGCTCGACGGGTATGAGGGAAAGCCCACTGAGCTCACGAAggatgtgtgggatggcctcatcgcctATTGGAAGCACCCCTCTTCGATCAAAAAGGCCAATTCGTGCTCGGCTTCTCGAAGAACGAAGGATAAAGATGGCAATTTGCCCATGCTTCACAGAACCGGCCAAAAACCACATGCAGGCATCCGTCTAGAAGTtgtaagttttgttttaaatatttattttaaaatattcaattaatataatttttaataatttttttttgtagttggagAAGACGGGAGTCTTACCATCTCTGTCTGACCTATTCAAGATGACTCACGCCACATCCGACGGAGTTTTTGTGGATCCTGCATCTGAGAAACTCGCTTAAGCAGTGGCTACTCGGATTGAAGAACGGGAGACGCAACTAACTCAGGAGtctcccgatggattacccgtcacattgtccaccgaagaagccgacagaatcttcgaagaggtagtacaactaaaaaattttgtttacattatttttaataactattattaatatatgttttaattttatagctggCTCCTAGAAAGAATGGACGAATAGTCGGTATAGGCTCTGTTAACGAAGTTGCAAGGGCAACTTCGTCATACACTTCGAGATGGGATGAAGAGACTTCTCAGATGAAAGCTCGAATGGATAGCCAGCAGGTTCGTTTAGACTCTCTTGAGGATTTGCTAGACGTGATGGCCGTGGGAAATCCGCTTATGCAGAGAATGTTGAGTGACAGACGAGCCGCTCTTGGGTTGCCAGTACGAGATCCCCAAGAGTCTGATTCAACCCGTCAACAGCCGAGTAACCCTACCGACTACTTCGatgatatgtagtttttttaatatttcggtttgtattatgaatttaaatattatgacttttaaatgcttttttaatatatgttttttattttcatatttcgttttaaaattaaaataatttaaaattccgaattttaaataaattcaaatatatattataaaattaaatatatttgaggttaaaaaaaattcaaaatctatattataaaacgAAACGTCGATATAAACTCGACGTAAATATTTACGACTGATTACCGTCGAAACATTTACGTGGAGTTTACATCGAAATATTTACGAGGGTTTTACATCGAAATGTTTACGTGTTCGTTACAACGAAAGTATTTACGTCTGCTTTACATCGAATCCATTACGTTGAGTTTACCACGAATTATTACGTCTCGTTTAAGACGAAACTATGCCCTGCGCTTTACGAGAaatatatttcgtcgtaaagttaacaagtcatttacgacgaaacTTCGGTTACGACGGgcgttttacgacgaaacgtgtttcgaggttaattcgtcgtaacaccccGTTTACGACGAAGGTACAATGTATATTGCCTTCGTAAAAAATATGCTCTTGTAGTGATAACATTCCAAATTTATGGCCATGCAATACTTGTTGGTTGCATCCTTCAGCCTTCTTACTAACGTTAATCGAACATTCGATTCTTGACCGTTAATACCTTTACACCATCCACATCCTAGTatcaaaactataaaatatatgtttacttACAACCTTATAAGGGTGATGGTGATCTTCTCGTTCGTACTTCTCTCAGTGGAAATAATTGAGAACCTAATGAATAGATGTGGATCCAAAGGATACCAATGTGGGAATTCAAAGCATGCAGAATGCTACggaaaaaaattctttaattCCGAAATATATCGACTTTGGGACCATTTTTAAATAGCCTTTGATTCCCAAATCTCCAATAAGTCAAATCAAAATCTTCAAGTATGTCACATGGGTAGGTTTAATTGACGAACATTAAATGAGCGTCCCCATATATATCAGTGATTGACACATCTTTGATTCACGTTCATCACGTGTACTTTTGCATCATAGCTAAGCAAACATAATACCAAATATATGCTTTCTTTAGCTCTtccaacaaagaaaaaattatcTTCACAAGTCTTGCGGTTAAGTgcttttctaaaatagagtttgtAGGATTCGAGTCATAAGAGAACTTTATTATAAGTGTATCCCACCTTTACGACAAGTTCATTGCTTGATGTTAAGGTCAGTATAGTCTTagaacaaatgtatttttttccaATTATTGACGaaccaagaagaaaaagacAGACCAGTCATTATTTTTGTGGGGTTTGTTTTGGATGCTTTTGGCATGGTCTTGGTTTTAGTATCTCTATCGCTTATCAGTACCATTGGCATGCTCTTGGCATGGTCTTGGGTTTTAGTATCCCCGTCtccatctatcttattaaaactcaagtacaaaattggagtgtttggagacttgaataggacttttaaaaatttggagtgtttggaaacatggattgcactcttttaaaaaaaaatatttttgtttgaaaacaaagatagtagtattaagaaaaaaagtaatgggcttatgtttttttaaaaaattgaaagttatctaggccacttttaaaatataccaaaataggtcaatctaattccctaaaaaatttttttctaaactaaccataaaacaaaatttaaactttatatacatatttcaaatcaaaataataattcaaatttgatttatatcaaaaattgattcaaaaatatacatatattcaaaaatggatttttactaaactatttttcaataaccattataaaaaaatattgtcaatatatataagaaaaatataatacaaagcccaatttgaaataccaactcaaattatggttttcatatttcatattaagttttaaaaatataatatatgtaattatttatatgatggtatgtataaaatactattaattatatgattacttatatgatggtacatataaaatacgattaattatatgatgataaaatacgatatataataatgactaggaatgggcttttggatacccatacggatttagttctgatcggtttgtattttgggttttcggggtcaaaggtttcagccttattagaatgtttctaaattttggtttgagttcgatttggatctttgcgggtttggtttgggtttggataactaatttaaattatttttaaagtcttaaatcattatatattttaaatttctcaaaatgtataaataaaataatatattacgtataaatttgaataacatatgtcataatacttaaacttaacatatcaattggcttgatttaaaattttggatacgaaatcaataattattttaagtatttttggtgatttgagtatactttaactatttcagatatttacttttgactatctatatatattttcaagtatttaaaccaatttaaaagtatcatttttgatgttttatatacgttaaatctaaaaataattaatatatataagtatataaatctatttttagataaattcggataactaaatacttcggttcagatcagattcggttctctaaataacaaaattttgaataattagaatatttaatcaatttatgtttgggtttggtactatatctttggatcggtatcggttatgttcctcggattcatttttccaaatcctaataattacatgaaaaacaaatatcaacatatttttcaaaatatatacccgcgcgcctgcgcgggtcaaaatctagtacttCTTTACCACGCATGTACTAATTAAGCCCACTACAATATACTATTTATTtgcataattaattttatttttggttttagagTTCTTAAAGCATTCGCAGTGGCAAAATTTCTCCAAAATTTTCTCAGAAAACATTCTACCATTAAATAATGTTGACCACTGAAAATGTAACACTTGGGTTCaaaatatctgatggagatacTTTCGTCTCTAGATGAAGAATTGTTCTTCGCTTTCTCTCCTTTTTTCTTCCtcatttctatttcttttttgttttactaCTACTTCCGTTTCATATTAAAtgtcacaacaaaaaaaaaatttcgttacaaaataagtgttgtttttaattttcaatacaaaatttattaattttattatgcaatttgttttttattgttTGAAACATGATTAAGTATATatgtaattgtgtttttatataaaaaacatataaaattaattgttttcttaatcTGTGTGCAGAAAGCTAAAGTTATAATGAAACACAtggagtattattttttttctgacaAAATTTGTGGAGATGTCATCCACTGCGCTTGCtcttactccctctgttcctaaatgatctatgttttggaaaaaatatttgtttcaaaaagatgtatattctatgttttctatgaaaaaattgcaaactttaagaaaattaattggttttattagattactattggttaaaagttgttgaaaattgaaaattacataAAACGATAAATTTATTATAGCGATTTAATgcgttttcttaatatgtgtgaaaactctaaaaagactatcttttaggaacggagggagtataatttTGTGTGAAATTAGTGTTCACTGTCAAGCAagctattttattttgttggcTTCAAGCAAGCTATTTACTTTAATGTACCTACTACATTAAATAGATATTCACATTTTAGTTTTCGGTAATGATTAattcacatatatttatatgaatatgcttctttgttttgtgtttgtttctGACCTTTTCCTTCGTCCCATCGAAAAGCTCTTCTTTAACctaattgttttgtttctttttgtcagTATACGGTAAAGTAAGTCGTCACTAGACTCACTTATCATCTTCTTACTCTGATTTATACCATTATATATTACTGAATAATAGCTAATCATTATTTGCTGGCATTGCTGTTACCTTGATGCTATGTTCGATATATTgatgtaaataatttatttttataatcatattGCCTAGCCTACCTATAAAACACGTTTTGTGACTTTCAACATCAGGGGAGAAAAAAAATGCTGattgttttcttttccttttaataAGATGAATGCTGATCGTTCTAATAAATGTAGTGttgtaattgattaaaaatataaccaatTACTACTTcctttgtttaataaaaaaatgtcattttgacattttttattataaaaactgtcattttagaaatttaatacaatttatatttattactattaattacaaaatgcattgattttgtaagtaattttatttatttcaaaattattggttaaatctatataattaaaaagagcataaatatatatttcatttttttagtttgtataAAAAATGTCAAAGTAAAAAGCACCGAAAGTTTTTACGTAAGTTTCGTGTAAAAATTTTAAGAAAGGGCATTTCATAAGTTAGTAGTAACAAAAAGAAActgtttctaaaaaaataaacaaaataatcaatttttttcaCCGTTCGATGAACACTATGCGATAACGAGAACCACGAATTAAAACATCGACACTTCGCAGTCGCTGTGACGAAAGGCATGACGACAGTCCGATAATAACTGTTCTCAGACAAAGCCTGTACCTTTGTTTTCATGCATATACACATACGACAATCtaggaaacaaaacaaagaattgCACGTCTTTCCCAAAACTGGTGGAAactattattaatctttctgtAAAAACGTCCTAATGATTTGAAACTTTTTTGGTTCTGGTATAAGTAAAAATTTCAAGAAATTATTCGTTGGAGCTCAAACAAAGCTACAGGCTAAACAGACTGTTACGTctctattataatatatatacagctTAAATCGTTTCATAcgaaaacaaaacaatataaaaaatgtttgtCAAGTCTGACATGTCCGCATACCAAGTAGTACaatttttatgatattaaaACTAAAAGTAAATTAACATTCTGTAGATAAAATAGGAAATTCTCATCCCAAAGGGATAGAATAATAATTGTTGAAAAGGCATAGAATAATAATTTTCCTATCCTTCATGGAAAATGGGATAATTTACTTTCTTTGTCacttacaaaatatttgtttacttTTTAACTATAAACAAAGAATATAAATAGCGTATAGAGGCGGCCGGCCATGCAAGTGTAACGCCAGACGCATTTTCTCTTTCATATAGAGAAAATAGTGTAAAGGTTTCGTTTCTTTTCTGGAGTTTCCGGCGGaatattccaaaaaaaattatttatttgtcaCCGGACATATATTTTCAGGTTTACGAGAGAGTATTTTCGAGCTCTGTTTTGGTCAAATCCATATGCAACAACTGAAATCACGTTTATGTTCGCAGATATTAGCTTTGAGGAAGGAGAGATGATGAAGCTTTTGCATCTGTTCATAACTTCATCAAAACCAGTTGTGGAGATTCTGCTGATAACAACAGTTGGATTCTATATGGCTCTTGACGGAGTCAATCTTCTTGGTCAAGATGCTCGCAAATTTTTGAACAACGTCCGTTTATTACTTTACCCTCTTCCTTCATGTATCTAAACACTTCGATGACTTTTAACTTCTGTTTTGTATGTATAGATTGTCTTCTATGTGTTTAGTCCTTCCCTTATTGGAAGCCGTTTAGCTAATAGTGTTACATATGAAAGCTTGATGCAAATGTAAGTGTTTTTCATCTGGAGTTTAAATCTTTTGTACTCTCTGGTTTACATAATAAGATAAATGATGTTTTGTGGTCTTAGGTGGTTCATGCCGGTTAATGTTCTGCTTACATTCATCATTGGTTCGTTCCTAGGCTGGATTGTTATTCTCATCACTAAACCTCCTTCCCATCTTCGTGGTCTCATTGTTGGTTGTTGTGCTGCTGGTAACAAAACCTAACATGATGTCTCTTAATATTTTcagattctgttttttttttgtttcttaataATGAAATTAAAACAGGGAATCTGGGAAACATGCCACTAATCATTGTTCCAGCTGTTTGTAAAGAGAAAGGAGGCCCCTTTGGAGATCCTGAGAATTGTCAGAAGTATGGAGTTGGTTATGTTGCACTCTCCATGGCTGTAAGTTACCATCTTCTACTACTTCTTCAAGGCCTTATGAGTCTATGATATATATACTTTTGTAATGTTTATCAGATGGGGTCAATTTACATATGGACATACGTATACAATCTTATGCGGGTGCTAACAAACTCTCCCATTGAAACTCAACCTTCTATTGAATCCAGCTGCAAAGTCCCACTGATTTCttctaaagaagaagaagataaccaAAAGGTCTCATCACTTGATCAACAACTATTCGTTCATCAGAGCTTATCCTTTAGGTAATGACTAGATGTGTGAGTGTGTGACAGGTTGGGAGGTGGGACAAAGTCAAGAGAAGAATGGTTTCACTGTCTGGGAAAGTCAATTTAAGGACAATATTTGCTCCATCAACTATTGCTGCGGTAAAAATATACTACCTCTGTTTCTTTTGGTTAAATGAACAGGAATGAAAACATACATTTTTTCCTAAAAAtagctttaaaaatataaaataaaactaattcaatcaattataaaaaaaaaacactaatgaTCACAAGGTTTTTCATAAAACTAaagttaatataaaaaaaatcgaaacattgtacattttgaaacataaaaaactcttaaaaacatcatatatttcaGAAAAGAGGGAATATATTCATTTCACACTATGGTAATCTTTCTTAGCTCTGTTTTGTCTTCAGATGATCGCGCTCGTGGTCGGGCTAATTACTCCTATAAGGAAGCTAATCATCGGTAATGGAGCTCCTCTAGGAGTGCTTCAAGACTCAGTAACTTTAGTGGGGTAAAAAAAAGTCAT comes from Brassica rapa cultivar Chiifu-401-42 chromosome A02, CAAS_Brap_v3.01, whole genome shotgun sequence and encodes:
- the LOC117131952 gene encoding WAS/WASL-interacting protein family member 3-like, which gives rise to MAPRRKSAAPSYRDLFGDDGSGTSSSGPSSSGPSSSTAVPDSQPSQRVAWSPPPPMPPPQMPPPQMPPPPPPAAAPQPIPEGAVHSDLRVPSYAPFARYTVEDLLAQPGREGLDVLDPDKPPGTR
- the LOC103853032 gene encoding protein PIN-LIKES 3; the protein is MMKLLHLFITSSKPVVEILLITTVGFYMALDGVNLLGQDARKFLNNIVFYVFSPSLIGSRLANSVTYESLMQMWFMPVNVLLTFIIGSFLGWIVILITKPPSHLRGLIVGCCAAGNLGNMPLIIVPAVCKEKGGPFGDPENCQKYGVGYVALSMAMGSIYIWTYVYNLMRVLTNSPIETQPSIESSCKVPLISSKEEEDNQKVGRWDKVKRRMVSLSGKVNLRTIFAPSTIAAMIALVVGLITPIRKLIIGNGAPLGVLQDSVTLVGDGAIPAMTLIIGGNLLKGMRSSGMKKSSIVGVLVARYIFLPISGVLIVRGAYKFDLITSEPLYQFVLLLQYAVPPAMNLGTITQLFGAGESECSVILLWTYALASVSLTVWPTFFMWLVA